The Streptomyces sp. DH-12 genome has a window encoding:
- a CDS encoding IS3 family transposase (programmed frameshift): protein MGRRSPYPEEFRNDAVALYRAAAGRRTYAAVAADVGVTGETLRSWVRQADEQAGRARGTDGPVEGRDEELTRLRAELGRLRKAEAGVAVGAGDPAAGGPVFRPGDEGMTGRWDFISLHRADFGVQRICRVLGVSRSGYYRWTAGAVARAERRAADDALVAEIRQIHDDHRGTYGVRRVHAELRGFGHTVNRKRIERLMRREGIEGRHLRRRKRTTIPDRLAPPAPDLVRRDFAADRLDEKWCGDITYVQVGGTWLYLACVLDICSRRVLGWSMATHMRTELVVDALTMAVATRGGHVDGVIFHADRGSQYTSAAFAQVSAHFGIRRSMGRVGSSYDNALAESFWQGLKREAMQTVFTTVRQARLEIFQWLTYYNARRRHSSLGYLSPVEFEQQHRAEHRLTLAA from the exons GTGGGACGTAGGTCTCCGTATCCGGAGGAGTTCAGGAACGACGCGGTGGCGTTGTATCGCGCGGCCGCGGGTCGGCGCACGTATGCGGCGGTGGCGGCGGATGTCGGGGTGACCGGCGAGACGCTGCGGTCCTGGGTGCGCCAGGCCGACGAGCAGGCGGGCCGGGCCCGCGGCACCGACGGCCCGGTGGAGGGCAGGGACGAGGAACTGACCCGGCTTCGGGCCGAGCTCGGCAGGCTGCGCAAAGCCGAGGCCG GAGTGGCAGTTGGAGCGGGAGATCCTGCGGCGGGCGGCCCAGTATTTCGCCCGGGAGATGAAGGCATGACCGGCCGCTGGGACTTCATCTCCCTCCACCGCGCCGACTTCGGCGTGCAGCGGATATGCCGTGTCCTCGGGGTCTCGCGCTCGGGCTACTACCGGTGGACGGCTGGCGCGGTCGCCCGCGCCGAGCGCCGGGCTGCCGACGACGCGCTGGTCGCGGAGATCCGCCAGATCCACGACGACCACCGCGGCACCTACGGAGTGCGGCGCGTGCACGCCGAGTTGCGGGGCTTCGGGCACACGGTCAACCGCAAGCGGATCGAGCGGCTGATGCGCCGCGAGGGGATCGAGGGCCGACACCTGCGCCGGCGCAAACGCACCACGATCCCCGACCGGCTCGCGCCGCCCGCCCCGGACCTGGTCCGACGCGACTTCGCCGCCGACCGCCTGGACGAGAAGTGGTGCGGCGACATCACATACGTGCAGGTCGGCGGCACGTGGCTGTATCTGGCCTGCGTCTTGGACATCTGCTCGCGCCGGGTGCTCGGCTGGTCGATGGCCACGCACATGCGCACCGAGCTGGTCGTCGACGCGCTCACGATGGCGGTGGCGACCCGCGGCGGCCACGTGGACGGAGTGATCTTCCACGCGGACAGGGGCTCGCAATACACCTCGGCGGCGTTCGCCCAGGTCAGCGCCCATTTCGGCATCCGCAGGAGCATGGGCCGTGTCGGGTCGAGCTACGACAACGCCCTCGCCGAGAGCTTCTGGCAGGGGCTGAAGAGAGAAGCGATGCAGACGGTGTTCACGACGGTACGACAGGCCAGGCTGGAGATCTTCCAATGGCTCACCTACTACAACGCTCGCAGGCGGCACAGCTCACTCGGCTACCTCTCACCTGTCGAGTTCGAACAGCAGCACCGGGCAGAGCATAGACTCACGCTCGCGGCATGA
- a CDS encoding phosphotransferase: MEPQVCDSMDWFAPDRLPEPMVAYCRAGLDAYRAGARMAVHFQEPGDPIAYTPAADRLVLVPEPGSPGTVPQEVRAFAERAVGRINGWTDESWMREESRVWRASGAEGGTWYVKIHQNDRFHQREVSALRGWVLGLGPAAPRLVAAEPQLRAVALTAVGGRSLHGATYAPEQQRHIFHRIGQLAAAIHTSALPRPAVGALPFGKLERHLDGARAHLGPGDEELIRTAAKKAAGLPALGVVPPHGDFQLRNLRWDEAADVLYVIDFERSEEGPAIRDFVRLSDAWHGRPDLLAAVMDGYSRPFTSEEEAQLMVLSVLDAVSGISYGAAHSDPELVERGLRTLARLRAAQRP; this comes from the coding sequence ATGGAGCCCCAGGTGTGCGACTCCATGGACTGGTTCGCGCCCGACAGGCTTCCGGAGCCGATGGTCGCGTACTGCCGGGCAGGGCTGGACGCCTACCGGGCCGGTGCGCGGATGGCCGTGCACTTCCAGGAGCCCGGCGACCCGATCGCCTACACCCCGGCCGCCGACCGGCTGGTCTTGGTCCCCGAACCCGGCAGCCCCGGCACGGTCCCGCAGGAGGTGCGCGCCTTCGCCGAGCGGGCGGTGGGCCGGATCAATGGGTGGACGGACGAGTCCTGGATGCGAGAGGAGAGCCGCGTCTGGCGGGCGAGCGGCGCCGAGGGCGGCACCTGGTACGTCAAGATCCACCAGAACGACCGCTTCCATCAGCGCGAAGTGTCGGCGCTCCGCGGCTGGGTGCTCGGTCTCGGCCCGGCCGCGCCCCGGCTGGTAGCCGCCGAACCGCAGCTACGGGCCGTGGCACTCACCGCAGTGGGAGGACGCTCCCTGCACGGCGCCACGTACGCACCCGAGCAGCAGCGCCACATCTTCCACCGCATCGGGCAGCTCGCAGCCGCCATCCACACCAGCGCCCTGCCGCGCCCGGCCGTCGGCGCCCTGCCTTTTGGGAAACTGGAGCGGCACCTGGACGGCGCCCGCGCCCACCTGGGGCCTGGGGACGAGGAGTTGATCCGCACCGCTGCCAAGAAGGCCGCCGGCCTGCCCGCCTTGGGAGTGGTCCCCCCGCACGGCGACTTCCAGCTGCGCAACCTGCGATGGGACGAGGCCGCCGATGTCCTGTATGTGATCGATTTCGAGCGGTCGGAGGAAGGCCCGGCGATCAGGGACTTCGTGCGGCTGTCCGATGCCTGGCACGGCCGCCCCGACCTCCTCGCGGCCGTGATGGACGGCTACAGCCGCCCTTTCACCTCAGAGGAAGAGGCACAGCTCATGGTCCTGTCCGTCCTGGACGCGGTCTCCGGCATCTCCTACGGCGCCGCCCACAGCGACCCCGAGCTCGTCGAGCGCGGCCTGCGCACGCTGGCCCGGCTCCGCGCCGCCCAACGCCCCTGA